A region of Armatimonadota bacterium DNA encodes the following proteins:
- the alaS gene encoding alanine--tRNA ligase gives MKPRTSNEIRQAFLDFFAARGHYVHPGISLVPTDPSIFLTSAGVVIFRDVIEGREKADHARVAGCQRCARTTDIENVGRYGRYHTFFEMLGNFSFGDYYKRESLIWGVEFIRDVLGMDMDRVWATIYPDDEEAYRIWTEEIGLRPDHVVRLADNWWGPLAIPGACGPDSELYYDLGPDYEGDAPGDEGDRYLEFWNHVFTEFQKQPDGSFVPLPTKNIDTGMGLERLTRIVQGVNSVYDTDLFAPIMAKVSELVEASGGKIEGDDLFRQRIIADHARAATFMIMDGILPENSGREYILRRLIRRADREGVMLGIEGPFLHTIVPIVVEQMKPGYPQLVEKQAFITKALLLEEERFFQLLPQGINALETMLREEGRTALTGAEAFQLWSSYGFPIEMTQEILAERGFPPVDIDEYTAAEAEHSDLSGKHGSAKNGPDVDLGKYPATEFVGYDTTEAEVTVFDIVDGNKAILDRSPFYAESGGQTGDTGTIGNARVLNTTKVGGIFIHEIDGSLNPGDNVVARVDTSRRRAITRAHTATHLLHWALHQVVGVHATQKGSLVEPDRLRFDFASLAALTAAEVEQIERLVNERVLENAPVCSESMPISEARKMGAMMLFGEKYGSEVRVVSVGDYSKELCGGTHAQRAGDIGLFKISSESGIASGTRRIEAVTGLKSWEYARERDTILQNAVEQVGGTPADVPAKVAGLLSQIAALKKDVSRLRKSGGAGAVRELANTAVVVCGVKLVSSVLDDADAEQLKSAADEIADTLKSGVVVLGAAAADGKAMFVAKVTKDLTKQAHAGNLVREVAKVAGGGGGGRPDFAQAGGKDASKVADAVAAAEPALRAQLGRS, from the coding sequence ATGAAACCTAGAACTTCAAACGAAATCCGCCAGGCATTCCTGGACTTCTTCGCCGCCAGGGGGCATTACGTCCACCCCGGCATCTCACTCGTGCCAACCGATCCAAGCATCTTCCTGACATCCGCAGGAGTGGTCATCTTCCGCGATGTCATCGAAGGCCGCGAAAAGGCGGACCACGCAAGGGTGGCCGGCTGCCAGCGCTGCGCCCGCACGACCGATATCGAGAACGTTGGCCGCTACGGCCGTTACCATACGTTCTTCGAGATGCTGGGTAACTTCTCGTTCGGCGACTACTACAAGCGCGAGTCGCTGATTTGGGGCGTCGAGTTCATCCGCGATGTTCTCGGGATGGACATGGACCGCGTCTGGGCGACGATCTACCCGGATGATGAGGAAGCGTACCGCATCTGGACGGAGGAGATCGGCCTGCGCCCCGATCACGTGGTTCGCCTCGCCGACAACTGGTGGGGCCCGCTGGCCATTCCCGGCGCGTGCGGCCCGGACAGCGAGTTGTATTACGACCTGGGACCGGATTACGAGGGCGACGCTCCCGGCGACGAAGGCGACCGCTATCTTGAGTTCTGGAACCACGTGTTCACGGAATTCCAGAAGCAGCCGGACGGATCGTTTGTGCCGCTGCCTACGAAGAACATCGACACCGGGATGGGGCTGGAGCGCCTGACACGCATTGTGCAGGGCGTGAACAGCGTTTATGACACAGATTTGTTTGCCCCGATCATGGCGAAGGTATCGGAACTGGTGGAGGCTTCCGGCGGCAAGATCGAAGGAGACGACCTCTTCCGGCAGCGGATCATCGCGGACCATGCGCGCGCGGCGACGTTCATGATCATGGACGGCATCCTTCCCGAGAATTCCGGCCGCGAGTACATCCTCCGCCGCCTCATCCGCCGCGCCGACCGCGAGGGCGTGATGCTGGGCATTGAGGGGCCGTTCCTCCATACCATCGTCCCCATTGTCGTGGAGCAGATGAAACCCGGCTACCCGCAACTTGTCGAGAAACAGGCGTTCATCACCAAAGCGCTCTTGCTTGAAGAAGAGCGCTTCTTCCAGTTGCTCCCGCAAGGCATCAATGCGCTGGAGACCATGCTTCGCGAGGAAGGCCGAACCGCTTTGACCGGCGCCGAGGCGTTCCAGTTGTGGAGTTCCTACGGATTCCCGATTGAGATGACGCAGGAGATCCTCGCCGAACGCGGATTTCCGCCGGTCGATATCGATGAGTACACCGCCGCCGAAGCGGAGCATTCCGACCTGTCCGGCAAACACGGCAGCGCGAAGAACGGCCCGGATGTCGACCTTGGCAAGTACCCAGCCACGGAGTTCGTGGGCTACGACACGACCGAAGCGGAAGTCACGGTCTTTGATATCGTGGACGGCAACAAGGCAATCCTTGACCGTTCACCGTTCTACGCCGAATCGGGCGGACAGACCGGCGACACGGGGACCATCGGCAATGCCCGCGTCCTGAACACGACCAAGGTCGGCGGCATATTCATCCACGAGATCGACGGCTCTCTCAATCCGGGCGACAACGTAGTGGCGCGGGTTGATACGTCGCGCCGGCGCGCCATCACGCGCGCCCACACGGCCACCCACCTGCTTCATTGGGCGCTCCACCAGGTGGTGGGGGTTCACGCGACGCAGAAGGGCTCCCTCGTCGAACCGGACCGCCTGCGATTCGATTTCGCAAGCCTGGCGGCTCTCACCGCCGCTGAGGTGGAACAGATCGAGCGCCTGGTGAATGAGCGGGTACTGGAGAACGCTCCTGTCTGCTCGGAGTCGATGCCGATCTCAGAGGCGCGCAAAATGGGCGCGATGATGCTGTTCGGCGAAAAGTACGGCAGCGAAGTGCGGGTTGTCTCGGTCGGCGATTACAGCAAGGAGCTTTGCGGCGGCACCCACGCCCAACGGGCGGGCGATATCGGGTTGTTCAAGATTTCGTCGGAATCAGGCATCGCGTCCGGCACGCGGCGCATAGAGGCGGTGACCGGCCTGAAATCCTGGGAATACGCCCGGGAGCGTGACACAATCCTCCAGAACGCCGTTGAACAAGTGGGCGGAACTCCTGCCGACGTTCCCGCCAAGGTGGCCGGGCTGCTCTCGCAGATCGCCGCGTTGAAGAAGGATGTTTCACGCTTGCGGAAGTCGGGCGGCGCGGGCGCGGTCCGAGAGCTGGCGAACACCGCGGTTGTAGTTTGCGGCGTGAAGTTGGTCTCCAGCGTGCTCGACGACGCGGATGCCGAACAGCTCAAATCGGCGGCGGACGAGATCGCGGACACCTTAAAATCCGGCGTTGTCGTTCTCGGCGCGGCGGCCGCGGATGGTAAAGCGATGTTTGTGGCGAAGGTGACCAAGGATTTGACGAAGCAAGCGCACGCCGGCAACCTGGTCCGCGAGGTGGCGAAGGTCGCGGGCGGAGGGGGCGGCGGCCGTCCGGATTTCGCCCAGGCCGGCGGCAAGGACGCATCCAAGGTCGCCGACGCGGTCGCGGCGGCGGAACCCGCATTGCGGGCACAACTGGGACGTTCGTAG
- a CDS encoding zf-HC2 domain-containing protein: protein MNEELHISKEQLVSLSTGELTSDDEAGLRQHLEVCEECRAGLIALGRFTDALDAGWNAERLASLGLAHPTAMDLESYCFGEAPKAISTAIHDHLENCEVCTKHMERLNEGLNHLTSLDPLSQPAWSEAIGRKFAAGIEMIVEAAHGAYTSASGLVRDAMTPQTTARLTPSPAVAMGQPQNITAPSAFWHNAAFVTDEVSGEVSGSSDRTTGRGIITVVIHKSGEYVAAAPIVDLVSDRGAGVMTQSGLDMGDRYTATFPNLDEGRYLVGIRGYKADAG, encoded by the coding sequence ATGAACGAAGAACTCCATATCAGTAAAGAACAACTCGTATCGCTTTCGACGGGTGAACTGACTTCCGATGACGAGGCTGGTTTGAGACAACACCTCGAAGTGTGTGAAGAGTGCAGGGCCGGATTAATCGCGCTTGGGCGCTTTACGGACGCTTTGGACGCCGGCTGGAACGCCGAACGGCTGGCATCTCTGGGGCTTGCGCACCCGACGGCAATGGATCTCGAGTCCTACTGTTTCGGCGAGGCTCCGAAGGCCATTTCGACGGCCATACATGACCATCTGGAAAACTGCGAGGTGTGTACCAAACATATGGAACGACTTAATGAAGGCCTGAACCATCTCACTTCTCTGGACCCCCTTTCCCAGCCGGCGTGGTCAGAAGCCATCGGCCGGAAATTCGCCGCGGGCATCGAGATGATCGTGGAAGCCGCCCACGGCGCCTATACGTCGGCCAGCGGCCTGGTCCGGGACGCCATGACGCCCCAGACGACTGCCCGGCTCACTCCATCACCGGCCGTCGCGATGGGGCAGCCCCAAAACATTACGGCCCCTTCGGCGTTCTGGCACAACGCAGCATTCGTGACCGATGAGGTGAGCGGCGAGGTTTCCGGCTCATCGGATCGCACGACCGGTCGCGGAATCATCACCGTGGTGATCCACAAGAGCGGCGAGTATGTGGCCGCGGCTCCTATCGTGGACCTGGTGAGCGACCGCGGCGCGGGCGTGATGACACAGTCCGGGCTTGACATGGGCGACCGCTACACCGCGACCTTCCCAAACCTCGACGAAGGCCGATATCTGGTGGGCATCCGCGGGTACAAGGCTGACGCCGGCTAG
- a CDS encoding sigma-70 family RNA polymerase sigma factor produces the protein MEPIGELALAMRASEGDSKCATELRRRVVRCAVAIAQKARWIDALDRAELEEDVPNEVLLRLIARVRQGFTGEAGQFRSYLYRVVTSVTADSVRRNLDRRFAISLDMAFETAEGTESTLRDFVENSARIGRMADYDKGPEESSMGAERTAELAYAINSLDSWCRNVVCEAVLGGRPHAQIAAEQGVTVQMLDVSLKRCTERLYRNLLSAYATGTDRARRRQIAEVARRLPEDLREVFLPWWNSNLSVKQIAADSGLPVGTAKRRLARAKATMWTLVGS, from the coding sequence TTGGAACCTATCGGGGAACTCGCGCTGGCAATGAGAGCATCGGAAGGCGATTCCAAATGCGCTACCGAACTCCGTCGCCGTGTGGTCCGATGCGCCGTGGCCATCGCTCAGAAGGCCCGATGGATCGACGCCCTGGACAGGGCGGAACTGGAAGAGGACGTTCCCAACGAGGTTTTGCTCCGCCTCATCGCCCGCGTCCGGCAGGGCTTCACGGGCGAGGCCGGTCAGTTCCGCTCCTACCTTTACCGGGTTGTGACCAGCGTCACCGCGGACAGCGTCCGAAGGAACCTCGATCGCCGATTTGCCATTTCACTGGACATGGCATTCGAAACCGCCGAAGGCACGGAGTCTACGCTCCGCGATTTTGTGGAGAACTCGGCGCGCATCGGGAGGATGGCCGACTACGACAAGGGACCGGAAGAGTCCTCGATGGGAGCGGAGCGCACCGCGGAACTCGCCTACGCTATCAACAGCCTGGATTCCTGGTGCCGTAACGTGGTCTGCGAGGCGGTTCTAGGCGGCCGCCCGCACGCGCAGATAGCCGCGGAGCAGGGGGTTACCGTCCAGATGCTGGATGTCTCCCTGAAGCGGTGCACGGAACGCCTGTACCGAAATCTCCTTTCGGCGTACGCCACCGGGACTGACCGCGCGAGGCGGCGCCAGATCGCCGAAGTCGCCCGGCGGCTCCCCGAGGACCTGCGAGAGGTGTTTTTACCCTGGTGGAACAGCAATCTCTCGGTTAAGCAGATCGCCGCGGACAGCGGCTTGCCCGTGGGTACGGCTAAGCGGCGCCTCGCGCGCGCCAAGGCAACGATGTGGACGCTCGTCGGCTCATAA
- the ricT gene encoding regulatory iron-sulfur-containing complex subunit RicT: MRTAIGVTFEPSGPIQFFLPGDVEAEIGDSVLVDTAAGPRVAKVTLAARETPDDALPSHLHSVMRVATPEDMARNEANHRLEERARGLVPQKIAALDLPMKLIDVDADWDGARITVFFAAEGRVDFRELVRVLASAMGVRVQMHQLGARDHAKMIGGLASCGREICCSSWMQIFEPVSMRMAKEQSLFLNPSKFSGNCGKLKCCLRYEYEFYSEAHDGPPIIGEEFETALGSGRVVEIDAAQSVARVEVPEHGLVEVKLKVRVEPSVEGMHEHACENLAD; this comes from the coding sequence ATGCGAACTGCTATCGGCGTAACATTTGAGCCGTCTGGGCCCATTCAGTTTTTTCTCCCGGGCGATGTGGAGGCGGAAATCGGCGATTCGGTTCTCGTCGACACCGCCGCGGGTCCGCGCGTCGCCAAAGTCACCCTTGCGGCCCGGGAGACCCCGGATGACGCGCTCCCTTCGCACTTGCACTCGGTTATGCGCGTGGCGACACCCGAGGACATGGCCCGCAACGAAGCCAATCACAGGTTGGAGGAGCGCGCGCGAGGACTCGTTCCCCAGAAGATCGCCGCGCTCGACCTGCCGATGAAACTCATCGACGTCGATGCGGACTGGGATGGCGCGCGCATCACCGTATTCTTCGCCGCCGAGGGCCGCGTAGACTTCCGGGAACTGGTTCGCGTGCTCGCGAGCGCCATGGGCGTTCGCGTGCAGATGCACCAGCTGGGCGCGCGAGACCACGCCAAGATGATCGGAGGCCTGGCATCGTGCGGCCGCGAAATCTGCTGTTCCTCGTGGATGCAGATTTTCGAGCCTGTTTCCATGCGTATGGCCAAGGAACAGAGCCTGTTCCTGAACCCGTCCAAGTTTTCCGGCAATTGCGGCAAGCTAAAGTGCTGCCTCCGCTACGAGTACGAGTTCTATTCCGAAGCGCACGACGGCCCCCCAATCATCGGCGAGGAGTTCGAGACGGCTCTCGGGAGCGGCCGGGTGGTGGAGATCGACGCCGCGCAGAGCGTCGCGCGCGTCGAGGTGCCGGAGCATGGACTGGTTGAGGTGAAGCTCAAAGTCCGCGTGGAGCCCTCCGTTGAAGGCATGCATGAGCATGCGTGTGAGAACCTGGCCGATTGA
- a CDS encoding GAF domain-containing protein: MFLADASARLEGGNVNDAAELHIGGEADDKAQAYRLLAAQTTALLEGESDAIANAANLSALLYATLPDLNWAGFYRLQGDELVLGPFQGKPACVRIGIGRGVCGAAAAGRRTIVVPDVHAFPGHIACDSASRSEIVVPVIVGDFLLGVLDLDSPTAARFDDVDRDGLEAVVAAYVRSLTPRDGRVVS, from the coding sequence ATGTTTCTGGCAGATGCGTCCGCGCGTCTGGAGGGTGGGAATGTGAACGACGCAGCGGAACTCCACATTGGCGGCGAGGCAGATGACAAGGCACAAGCCTACCGTTTGCTGGCGGCTCAAACGACCGCGTTGCTGGAGGGCGAGAGCGACGCAATCGCCAACGCCGCCAATCTGTCCGCGCTCCTCTATGCGACGCTGCCCGACCTGAATTGGGCGGGATTCTACCGCCTCCAGGGAGATGAACTCGTGTTGGGGCCGTTTCAGGGCAAACCGGCGTGCGTTCGCATCGGCATCGGGCGGGGCGTCTGCGGCGCCGCCGCCGCCGGCCGGAGGACCATCGTTGTCCCCGACGTTCATGCGTTCCCGGGACATATCGCGTGCGACTCGGCCTCCCGCTCGGAGATCGTCGTTCCGGTGATCGTCGGAGACTTCCTGCTTGGCGTTCTGGACCTGGACAGCCCCACGGCGGCGCGCTTCGATGACGTGGACCGCGATGGACTGGAGGCCGTCGTTGCGGCGTATGTTCGAAGCCTCACGCCCCGTGACGGTCGAGTTGTTTCGTAA
- a CDS encoding Gfo/Idh/MocA family oxidoreductase, protein MNIGVIGAGGIATNAHLPAYRKCEAANVVAIADINETALEKARTDFDIPHGFTDYREMLAMEDIDAVSVCTPNFMHKEPAIAAMRAGKHVLCEKPLAMNAAEGEEIVAVSKETGKQCMVGFVSRFGADAQTLKRFIDAGELGDIYYGRAQYLRRRGIPGWGVFGQKEKQGGGGLIDIGVHALDLALWLMGYPKPVTVSGISVAKFGTREGVVGLMGQWDVSTFTVEDFGAGFIRFENGSVLLLESSFCLNMKPASFRQIELFGDQGGATIEPVAIFAERHGVLTDLTPAHVPPTKGFELEISAFVEAVANGTPVPIPAENGVVVSRIIDGIYESSELGREVIIG, encoded by the coding sequence GTGAACATCGGCGTCATCGGCGCCGGTGGCATTGCCACGAACGCCCATCTTCCCGCTTACCGGAAGTGCGAAGCTGCCAATGTGGTGGCGATCGCCGACATTAACGAAACGGCCCTGGAGAAGGCCAGGACGGACTTTGATATCCCTCACGGATTCACCGACTACCGCGAAATGCTGGCGATGGAAGACATCGACGCGGTTTCCGTTTGCACCCCGAACTTCATGCATAAGGAGCCTGCCATCGCCGCGATGCGCGCCGGCAAACACGTGCTCTGTGAGAAGCCGCTGGCGATGAACGCCGCGGAGGGCGAGGAGATCGTTGCCGTTTCCAAAGAAACGGGCAAGCAGTGCATGGTTGGGTTCGTTTCGCGCTTCGGCGCGGATGCCCAGACGCTCAAGCGCTTCATCGATGCCGGCGAACTCGGCGATATCTACTACGGGCGCGCTCAGTACTTGCGTCGCCGCGGCATCCCCGGTTGGGGCGTGTTCGGCCAGAAAGAGAAGCAGGGTGGCGGCGGTCTCATTGACATCGGTGTGCACGCGCTGGACCTGGCGCTCTGGCTGATGGGCTACCCGAAGCCGGTAACTGTGAGCGGCATCTCCGTGGCCAAGTTCGGCACCCGCGAGGGCGTCGTCGGCCTGATGGGCCAGTGGGATGTCAGCACGTTCACCGTTGAAGACTTCGGAGCGGGCTTTATCCGCTTCGAAAACGGATCTGTACTGCTGCTGGAATCCTCGTTCTGTCTGAACATGAAGCCGGCTAGCTTTCGCCAGATTGAGCTCTTTGGGGACCAGGGCGGGGCGACCATCGAGCCCGTCGCCATCTTTGCCGAGAGGCACGGAGTCCTGACGGACCTCACGCCGGCGCATGTACCCCCTACCAAGGGCTTCGAACTCGAAATCAGCGCGTTCGTGGAAGCCGTTGCAAATGGCACTCCGGTGCCGATCCCGGCCGAGAACGGCGTAGTGGTGAGCAGGATCATTGACGGCATCTATGAGTCGAGCGAACTTGGCCGGGAAGTCATAATCGGATGA
- a CDS encoding MFS transporter: protein MRRSLSRRLIGLIGVSLFCEISYALVTTFALPLYLHNSLGWLEKQVGPVLSAFLLAETVAKPGWGVLSDRFGRKPLIIVGILISASAVVAMTAANSPWMTGALGPAASGLSSALGWLIGALHLPLENPSIPASHLAFLGLSALNGVGGAALWPNVFASVGDVTTDEERVGAMSVFNMMYMIGLGGSAPLGSLVARITDTPSRIFVVTAGLFAVALLSAAFLIPRVHGHTPHAGGKPDPEHRVILPVLFFFMAMSFTQTLGLQLMNGPLVFYLNQDLHLDPKHIGTPFIALAIIVAALAIPVGTWGGRWGRVKSVRLGLMFAAVGMFLLPMKPTIIWWLLVAVPMIIGFLLSIPAWLAILTELAPIAWRGRIYGYVATAQGLGAVMGPSLGTWLYGDKGHGAPFQVSGIILGLTLVASFFGLHEGMRAVKEAKVRR from the coding sequence ATGCGCCGCTCCCTCTCCCGGCGTCTCATCGGCCTGATAGGCGTGTCGCTTTTCTGCGAAATATCCTATGCGTTGGTCACAACCTTCGCGCTTCCGCTCTATCTGCATAACTCCCTGGGGTGGCTTGAGAAGCAGGTTGGCCCGGTTCTCTCGGCTTTCCTTCTCGCCGAAACGGTCGCCAAGCCCGGCTGGGGAGTTCTGAGCGACAGATTCGGGCGCAAGCCGCTGATCATTGTCGGGATTCTTATTTCGGCGTCGGCAGTGGTTGCGATGACGGCGGCCAATTCCCCGTGGATGACCGGCGCCCTGGGACCCGCCGCGTCGGGTTTATCCTCGGCGCTTGGGTGGCTGATCGGTGCGCTCCACCTGCCCCTCGAGAATCCTAGCATTCCGGCATCGCATCTGGCGTTCCTCGGCCTCTCCGCGCTGAACGGCGTCGGCGGCGCGGCGCTGTGGCCTAACGTGTTTGCGTCTGTCGGCGACGTCACCACCGACGAAGAACGCGTGGGCGCCATGAGCGTCTTCAATATGATGTACATGATCGGCCTGGGTGGCAGCGCGCCGCTCGGAAGCCTGGTCGCGCGCATCACCGATACGCCAAGCCGCATTTTCGTAGTCACGGCGGGACTGTTCGCGGTGGCGCTGCTCAGCGCGGCGTTTCTGATACCGCGGGTCCACGGGCATACACCCCACGCGGGGGGCAAACCGGATCCGGAACACCGCGTGATCCTGCCGGTGCTGTTCTTCTTTATGGCGATGTCATTCACGCAAACCCTTGGCCTTCAGCTGATGAACGGGCCGCTGGTGTTCTACCTGAACCAGGATCTGCACCTGGACCCCAAGCACATCGGCACCCCGTTCATCGCGCTCGCGATCATAGTGGCGGCTCTCGCGATTCCGGTCGGCACGTGGGGCGGACGCTGGGGGCGTGTGAAATCCGTGAGGCTGGGCCTTATGTTCGCGGCCGTCGGTATGTTCCTGCTGCCGATGAAGCCGACGATCATCTGGTGGCTGCTGGTCGCGGTCCCGATGATCATCGGCTTCCTGCTGAGCATCCCGGCGTGGCTCGCCATTCTCACGGAACTGGCGCCGATCGCATGGCGCGGACGAATCTACGGCTACGTGGCCACTGCGCAGGGATTGGGCGCGGTGATGGGGCCGTCGCTTGGAACGTGGCTGTACGGCGACAAGGGGCACGGCGCTCCGTTCCAGGTCAGCGGCATCATTCTGGGGTTGACGCTCGTGGCATCGTTCTTCGGGCTGCATGAGGGCATGCGTGCCGTGAAGGAAGCGAAGGTCAGGCGTTAG
- a CDS encoding Gfo/Idh/MocA family oxidoreductase, with product MKRTLAIFGAGGWGWNWTERSLRDPGFDTLAYVDSNPATLDRIADRGVPRDRLFLDAQTALDATRTDAVTVTIPNPARVPILFRALEEGRHILVDKPLVHTTGDLSALLQKAAARRSVFMVAQNYRFFLGLVIARQWLEGGRFGPPGGIHVRFLRRSPMGGKGFLSALEGAAPLGLEMLIHQFDLLRFLLRSEPLTVKADGWRNAWSRGAGCDALDIHMEFPDGVHVALDADWSYSTDATDWPGDWDISLRDGSISLGNPGRSWRAFDASGSVVAADAGPDTESDTAQSLDRVWHEFKKAVDGVESGEQPPREGFCPLEDNSKSLAIALAVSASVESGETVDYPVFVRANRISVR from the coding sequence ATGAAACGAACCCTTGCCATCTTCGGCGCCGGCGGTTGGGGGTGGAACTGGACGGAGCGATCGCTGCGCGATCCTGGTTTTGATACCCTCGCATACGTGGACTCGAACCCGGCGACTCTCGACCGCATTGCGGACCGGGGTGTTCCTCGCGACCGGCTTTTTCTCGATGCCCAAACGGCGCTGGACGCGACGCGGACCGACGCGGTAACGGTCACCATTCCTAACCCGGCGCGGGTGCCCATCCTGTTTCGCGCGCTGGAGGAGGGGCGGCACATCCTCGTCGATAAGCCGCTGGTTCACACTACAGGCGACCTGAGCGCCCTCCTCCAGAAGGCCGCCGCCCGCAGATCCGTGTTTATGGTGGCTCAGAACTACCGGTTCTTCCTGGGCCTTGTCATTGCGCGTCAGTGGCTGGAGGGCGGCAGGTTCGGCCCCCCGGGCGGCATCCATGTGCGTTTCCTGCGCCGCTCGCCCATGGGGGGAAAGGGATTCCTGAGCGCGCTTGAGGGCGCGGCGCCGCTGGGTTTGGAGATGCTGATCCACCAATTTGACCTCCTCCGCTTCCTGCTTCGTTCCGAGCCGCTGACGGTCAAGGCGGATGGTTGGCGCAACGCGTGGTCTCGTGGCGCGGGGTGCGATGCGCTGGACATTCATATGGAGTTCCCCGATGGGGTTCACGTAGCATTGGACGCAGACTGGAGTTATTCCACCGACGCGACAGACTGGCCCGGCGACTGGGACATCTCGCTTCGGGACGGTTCCATCTCACTGGGCAACCCGGGTCGCTCGTGGCGAGCCTTCGATGCGTCGGGCAGCGTGGTGGCGGCCGACGCCGGTCCAGACACGGAATCGGATACGGCCCAAAGCCTGGACCGGGTGTGGCACGAATTCAAAAAGGCGGTGGACGGCGTCGAGTCGGGCGAACAGCCGCCTCGCGAGGGGTTCTGCCCTCTGGAAGACAATTCGAAGAGCCTGGCTATTGCACTGGCGGTGTCGGCCTCGGTCGAATCCGGTGAAACGGTAGA